In the Helicobacter cetorum MIT 99-5656 genome, TTTTGATAATACAAACGCTTTAATTGACCCTAAAAACTTTGACCCTAATAATGCGACTAAAATTGATGCGAGCAAAGATGGCTATTTTATCCTACCAGCTAATGCATTCGCTTTAGCTCATACGATAGAATATTTTAAAATGCCAAAAGATACTTTAGCGATTTGCTTGGGTAAAAGCACCTACGCAAGATGTGGGATTATTGTGAATGTTACACCCTTTGAACCGGAATTTGAAGGCTATATTACCATTGAAATTTCTAATACCACAAGCTTGCCGGCCAAAGTCTATGCGAATGAAGGCATCGCTCAAGTGGTGTTTTTACAAGGCGATGAAATGTGTGAGCAAAGCTATAAAGATAGGGGCGGTAAGTATCAAGGACAAGTAGGCATTACTTTACCTAAGATTTTGAAGTGATTTAATAGAAGGTTAGCTTAATTTAGACTAGCCCTAAATACAGGGTTGATAAGCAAAATATTCTAGTAATTGAAAATTTAAGGCATTAAAAGAAAAAGGTCTTTTTACGCCGTTTTTTGTAAAAATATAAAAATATTTTTGTATTTACTATGAATAATAATTTTAAAATTCTGATTAAGTATTTTCGCTTTTATTATTAATGCCCTATAAATAAAGCCTTTAGAGCACATTTATCATAACAACAACTAAAAAAATAAACAAAGTGGTTAAATGAAAGCCACTAAAGAGTCTGATTTTAATTCTATATTTTAGCAACTAAAACTTTTTATACTCCCTTAAGATTTTCTTAAGTATAATCAAATGAGATATGATTGGATTTGAAAGGATTTAAAATGAGTCAAGAAGATAATCAAAAATATGATATGTCAAAATGTAGAGTAGCGAATGAAAGTTTTGATATGGCAAAAGAATTTTTTGACAAAGAAAGTAGTGACAAGAACAGCAAAGAAAGTAATTTTGATAATCTAAACGACAAGTCGCAACAAAACAACTCTAATCACAGCAAGTAGTCTTTAGCAAATTATCATAGTATGATGTGTGATGTAAAAAATGCGTTCGATATTTTGAGTTTTTTGAGTTATGTTATTGCTATTTTTTCCTTAGTTGTTGCTATTTATAGTGTCCAGCGTGCTAAAGCAATTTTTTTAACAAGTATGGCTTTGCAAGCCGAACTTCATATGTCTAATACTATAAAAGAATACACCCAAGCAGTAGCAGGCAACGAGTTACAAAGAGTACACAAAATCAATTTTCTGATAGCTGTTGACTTATACTGCAAATACCTTCTTGCTTCTTGTTTTAATAAAACTCTTGTTAACGACAATATAGATTTTTATTTAAGCATTGTTGAAAGCAAAGACTTTAAAGATTTAATATCTCGAGATGGTTATTGTAAACACATTAAAAAATTTTATAAAATTTACAAGAAAAAACCGCTCATTAAAGATTGATAATTTTTATTTTGCTATAGGCTTTCAATTTGTGTACTCGTAAATGGCACCTAAAATAAACCCCTAAAAGCGACAAATTATAGACAACCCAAACAAAACTAACTCTATCTTGATGTTGCTTGCAAGCTTTATAGAGCCACTCTAAACCTGCACCACGCTTGCTATAAACACGCATGCACTCTCAGATTTCAAGACCATATCTAGTGGAATGCGATAGGTTTCACGCTCTTTAAATTGCTCTCTTTCTTGCTCACTAAAGCCCCCTTCAGGTCCTATGATGATGCCATTTTCAGCATTCAAGCTTGTTTGCAATTTTTCACCATTAAAATCCAAAACACTTGCCTTGGGGTAAGCTTTTAGCATATCTTTTGTGCTTGAAAACACTTCTAATCCCATTAAATCGCTACGCCCACATTGTTCACAAGAATTAATCAAAATTTTTTTAAATCGTTCTAATTTGACACTATCTATCTTTTCGTTACGCTGGCTAAAATCAGCATAAAACAGGCTTAGCTTACTTACGCCCAACTGGTTAAGAAAGGGTAAAATCCTTTCAATGCTTTTTGTTTCAATAACGCTTAAAATCAAATGAGCCTTTTTATGAGCCATAATCTCTAATTCTTGCTGGTTCACTAACTTTAAAAGAGCGTATTTTTTAGTGATTTCTACATGCTTATAGGTGTATAAAAATTTATCTTTTAAATTTCTCAACTCCAAACAACTCGTGCTTTTCACACGCCTTGAACGATATAAATGCGTGTAACTCTCCCCTTCTATTTTTAAAGTAGGCTCTTTAGCTAAAGAATGGTAAACAAAACGCATTTAAATGCCTACCAATACGATGATAAGAATTGTTTCTAAAAAATATAAAATTTTAGCCCTTTTAACATAAGCTTTCATTCTTTCTTCCTTAGTAATAGCAAATTTCACGCTTTTATGGCGTTTGACTTCAGCCACAAGCATAAAAAGCAATCCTGAAAGCATGACAATAACCCTAAGAGAAAATTCAAATTGTTGCATCGCCCAAATAAAAACCCCACTTAAAAGAGCAATGCTTAAAAGAAGGTAAATCGCTGGCATGATTAAGTAGATTTTTCTATTCAGTTTGATGAAATTTTTCTCCCTAAAAAGGGTGTAAAGATTGATAATGAAAGCTAGGGCTAGTAACGAAGCAAAAAGGGCATGAATGAGTAATGATTGAGTCATGACATCAGAATTTTGCGTGCTTAATACTTGTAAATTTATCCCTAACATCAACTTCCTTTTAATATTTTATTTTTGATTAAGCCTATTATTCTATCATGTGCTAATGAGTTTAATAAATGAAAAACCTAGTAGCTTAGAAAATAATGCCATAAAATCCCCTAAAGAAGCGGTTGTTCTTTTGAATATGGGGGGCCCAAACAGCCTTTATGAAGTGGAAGTGTTTCTAAAAAACATGTTTGATGACCCCTTTATCCTTACCATTAAGAATAGCTTCATGCGTAAAATGGTGGGCAAAATGATTGTCAATAGCCGCATAGAAAAATCCAAAAAAATCTATGAAAAATTAGGCGGAAAATCCCCTTTAACCCCCATTACATTCGCCCTTACCAAGCGTTTAAATGAATTAGATTCTTCACGCTTTTATACCTACGCTATGCGTTATACTCCCCCTTATGCGTCTATGGTTTTACAAGACTTAGTTACAAAAGATATAGAAAGTTTAGTGCTATTTTCTATGTATCCACAATACTCTAGCACCACGACTCTATCTAGCTTTAATGACGCTTTTAAGGCTCTCAAATCCTTAGAAGCTTTTCGCCCCAAGGTGCAAGTAGTAGAGCGATTTTACACTAGCACAAGACTCAATGAAATCATTTTAAACACGATTTTAAGCACCCTAAAAAACCAAGAAAGCCAAGACTTTGTGCTAATCTTTTCAGTGCATGGCTTACCCAAAAGCATTATTGATGCTGGAGATACTTATCAAAAAGAATGCGAACACCATGTCAGCTTGCTAAAAGACTTGATGCAACAAAGAAATATCACATTTAAAAAAGTCCTACTCTCTTATCAGTCCAAGCTAGGACCTATGAAATGGCTAGAACCTAGCACTCAGGATTTAATAGAAAAACACCGCAAATCTAAGATTATCATTTATCCTTTAGCATTCACTATTGATAATTCTGAAACGCTCTATGAATTAGAGATACAATACCGCTTAATGGCCAAGCGTTTAGCCATTAAAGAATACTTAGTTTGCCCATGTTTAAACGATTCTATAGAGTTTGCCAAGCTCATCATTGAATTAGTCAAAAATCTCAAAAATGAGTAAAATTTGCATAAAAAAGTGATTATTGTAGTAAGATAATTATTTCAATCTCAAGGATTAGATTGTTAGGATACTTAATTTTCAAACAAATTAAAAGATAAAGGTTTATTCAATGTTTTTACTCTCTTGTTTTTCCAAGAAATTCTTAAGCGTTTTTCTGCTTATTTTGTTAGGTTTAAGCGGTTGCAAGTCAAATAGCCAAGATAACTTAGATGAAACCCTTTTAAGCTCAGGAACTCAAAGTTCCAAAGAATTAGAAGATGAACGAGAAAATATAGACAAAAAAAGTTATGCTGGCTTAGAAGATATTTTTAGAGACACCAAGTTTATTAGCCCTAATGATAAATACATGCTGTTAGTTTTTGGGCGTAATGGTTGCTCGTATTGTGAAAAACTTAAGAACGATATTAAAAATGTCAAAGAATTACACGACTATATCAAAGAACATTTTAATGCCTACTACATCAACATCAGCTATTCCAAATTACATAATTTTAAAGTCGGCACTAAGAATGACACAAAAGAAATCAAAATGCCCACAGAAGAATTAGCTCAAATTTATGGCGTTCAATCCACTCCAACCATTGTTTTATCTGATAAAACAGGTAAGACTATCTACGAACTACCCGGCTACATGCCTTCCACACAATTTTTAGCCGTGCTAGAATTTATCGGCAATGAAGAATATAAAAAAGTCAAAAACGATAAGGACTTCACCAAGCAATTAAAAGCTTACATCAAGTATAAAACTAACCTTTCTAAAAACAAGTCCAACTAGGAAGTGGCATGAAGAATCTTAAGAGCTTGTTTTCTTTTTTACTAGCTTCTTTTTGGATAGCAATCCCTTTAATCGTACTCTATGCATGTGCATGTGCGATAGCCACTTTTATAGAAAACGATTATGGCACAAGCGCTAGTAAAGCCATTGTATATAATACCACTTGGTTTAATTTCTTGCATGCGTATTTGTTAGTGGTTTTAATAGGCACTTTCATCACTTCTAAAGCCTTGATGCGTAAAAGATACGCAAGCATTTTTTTCCACAGCTCATTGATTTTGATTATTTTAGGAGCAGGAATCACACGCTTTTTTGGTGTTGAAGGACTGATGCACATACGAGAAAATAACTCTCAAAGCTCTTTTAAAAGCACGGATACTTACCTTAATGTTACCCTTAATGACACTACAAAGCTTTCTTTAAAAACGCCTTTAACATTTTATTCCAAACATTTAAAACCCATTCATACCACTCTCAATCATAAGCCCTTAATCTTAGAACCCTTAGAAATCTACAAACAAAACGCCGCCAAAAAAGACAACGCTACTATTCTAGTTTTAAAAGCAACTTATAATGGCGTGAGTCACGAATTTAAACTCATCAAAACTAATAGAAATGAAGGCATAGAAGAGAGTCAAATGTTTAAAGATGACAAGCTCTCTTTAGATTTTGGAGCCACTTATGTTGAGCTACCTTTTCAAATCAAATTGAAGCGTTTTGAATTACAACGCTATGCAGGCTCTATGAGTCCTTCATCTTACGCTTCAGAAGTAGAAGTTTTGAAATTAGATAATACCTTAATCAAACCTTACAGGATTTTTATGAACCATGTATTAGATTATGAAGGGTATCGCTTCTTTCAATCTTCCTATGATACCGATGAAAAAGGCACCATTCTTTCTGTCAATAAAGACCCAGGCAAAATCCCCACTTACTTAGGGTATGCGATGCTTATTCTAGGGGCTTTATGGCTACTTTTTGATAAAGAAGGCCGGTTTTTAAAACTCTCTCGTTTTTTAAAATCTCAGCAAATCGCTAGTTTTTTACTCGCTTTAGTTTTAATAAGCCCCCTAACATCTATGCTTGCTAATGACAAAGCTCAAATTGATATGCATGGGGGTAAAAGCGTTAAAATAGAACAACAAAATGTAGAAAACTCCACCCACAAAGAAAATTCTCAAAAAAATATATTAGAGCGTTT is a window encoding:
- the dcd gene encoding dCTP deaminase, producing the protein MGLKSDSWIKKMSLEHDMISPFCEKQVGKNVISYGLSSYGYDIRVGSEFMLFDNTNALIDPKNFDPNNATKIDASKDGYFILPANAFALAHTIEYFKMPKDTLAICLGKSTYARCGIIVNVTPFEPEFEGYITIEISNTTSLPAKVYANEGIAQVVFLQGDEMCEQSYKDRGGKYQGQVGITLPKILK
- a CDS encoding 16S rRNA (uracil(1498)-N(3))-methyltransferase → MRFVYHSLAKEPTLKIEGESYTHLYRSRRVKSTSCLELRNLKDKFLYTYKHVEITKKYALLKLVNQQELEIMAHKKAHLILSVIETKSIERILPFLNQLGVSKLSLFYADFSQRNEKIDSVKLERFKKILINSCEQCGRSDLMGLEVFSSTKDMLKAYPKASVLDFNGEKLQTSLNAENGIIIGPEGGFSEQEREQFKERETYRIPLDMVLKSESACVFIASVVQV
- the hemH gene encoding ferrochelatase, with amino-acid sequence MSLINEKPSSLENNAIKSPKEAVVLLNMGGPNSLYEVEVFLKNMFDDPFILTIKNSFMRKMVGKMIVNSRIEKSKKIYEKLGGKSPLTPITFALTKRLNELDSSRFYTYAMRYTPPYASMVLQDLVTKDIESLVLFSMYPQYSSTTTLSSFNDAFKALKSLEAFRPKVQVVERFYTSTRLNEIILNTILSTLKNQESQDFVLIFSVHGLPKSIIDAGDTYQKECEHHVSLLKDLMQQRNITFKKVLLSYQSKLGPMKWLEPSTQDLIEKHRKSKIIIYPLAFTIDNSETLYELEIQYRLMAKRLAIKEYLVCPCLNDSIEFAKLIIELVKNLKNE
- a CDS encoding SoxW family protein, with protein sequence MFLLSCFSKKFLSVFLLILLGLSGCKSNSQDNLDETLLSSGTQSSKELEDERENIDKKSYAGLEDIFRDTKFISPNDKYMLLVFGRNGCSYCEKLKNDIKNVKELHDYIKEHFNAYYINISYSKLHNFKVGTKNDTKEIKMPTEELAQIYGVQSTPTIVLSDKTGKTIYELPGYMPSTQFLAVLEFIGNEEYKKVKNDKDFTKQLKAYIKYKTNLSKNKSN